Genomic DNA from bacterium:
CAAGAGCAAAATTTGCAGTAATTAAAGCACCACTTTTTGGACCTGCTTCTATTACAATTAAACCTTTTGAAAGGCCTGAAATTATTCTATTTCTTTTAGGAAAGTTGTATTTTTCCGGTAAAGTATAAGATGGAAATTCTGTTATTATGGCTCCATTTTTTATCATATCTTTTTCAAGTTTTTTATTTTCCGGTGGATAAAAATTTTTAAATCCTGAACCCATTACACCTACTGTTTTTCCATTTGCTCTAATTGCTCCTATATGAGCAGAAGTATCTATTCCTCTTGCAAGACCACTTACAATTATAAAACCATAAGAAGCAAGTTCAAAAGCAAATTTTTCCGCCATTTTTAAACCATAAACAGAAGGATTTCTTGTTCCCACAATACTTATTGAGGGAGCATTTAAATCTAATTTCCCTTTAAAATAAATTAAAAATGGTGGATCATAAATTTCTTTAAGTAAACTCGGGTAATTTTTATCGTCTATCGTTATAATATTTATTCCTTCATTTTCAATATATTTAATTTCTTCTTCTAACGGTAATTCTTCCCATCTTTCTATTTTTTCTGCAATGTTTTTTGATAATCCAAGTTCTATTAATTTTTTTGTATTCAGTTTGAAAATTTCTTCAACTCTTTTAAGTTCTTCAAGTAATTTTTTGAGTTTTACATAAGAAATTCCGATAAGATTTAATGCTATCCAGTAAATTTTTTCATCCATTTTCAAAAAGAAGTAGGGTCAAATAATTTCTGATATTCACTTAAAGCAAATCTATCAGTCATACCTGCAATATAGTCACAAATAACAATTTCTTTTGGTTCTTTTTCTATTTTCTTTTGAATGTGATAGGGCAACTGTCTTGGTTCATTATAATAAGCATAAAATAGTTCCCTTATAATTCTTCCTCCTTTTTCTGTCATCCTTATAACTTTAGGATGTTTATACATTTTTTCTTCAAGAAATTTTTTCAATTCAGCATGTTGAGTTCTAACTTTTTCAGAGTTTTTCACTATAATTTCTGAATTTCTAACGTCTTCAACAGATTGTGGATTTATTTTTGACAGATTTTTCTTTGTTTCTTCAATCAAATCTACTACAAGATAGTTTATGAGATTTCTTATCATTATATGTCTTTTATGTTTTTCCGGTTGTTTATCTAAATCACTTATTCTTTCTATTTCTTTCCATAATTCAACATCCTCTACATCCTTATAAGTTATTATTTCGGATTTAATACCGTCATCAAGGTCATGACAGGTATAAGCAATTTCATCTGCAATATTTACAATTTGTGCTTCAATAGTAGGGGATTTAAATTTTATAAATTCTTCAAACTCTTTACCTATTAGTGGAATATCATAACTTGTCATGTGTTTTATTATTCCCTCCCTTACTTCATATGTTAAATTCAATCCCGGAAAATCCGGATATCTTTCTTCAAGATAGTCCACTATTCTCAAACCCTGTCTATTATGTTCAAAACCCGGAAAACCATGTAATTGCATTATTTCATTTAAAACAGATTCTCCTTTATGACCAAAAGGTGTATGCCCGAGGTCGTGTGCAAGAGATATTGCTTCAACTAAGTCCTCGTTAACCTTCAGTTCTCTTGCTATGGTTCGTGCAATTTGCTGAACTTCAAGGGTATGGGTTAATCTGTTTCTGTAATAGTCACCTTCATGATATATAAAAACCTGTGTTTTATATTCAAGCCGTCTGAATGCTGTTGAATGAATTATTCTATCCCTATCTCTCTGGAAAGGGGTTCTCATAAAATGTTCTTCTTCTTTGTATTTTCTTCCTAAAGTTTTAAAACTAAAAACCGCATATTTCTCAAGTATATATTTTTCTCTTTCTTCAAAATTTTTTTTCATTTTGAACTGGTAAATAATTTAATGGGTCAACATTTGTCCCATCTATAATAATTTCAAAATGTATATATCTTTTTTTTTGTGTTCCTGATTTTACTGTACCAATGACATCACCCTTTTTTACTTTATCACCATTTCTTACTTTTATTTCAAGGTCATGTGCATATACAGTATATATAGTAGATGAATTTTTAATTATTATGGTTTCATCATACTTTTTTGTATTTCCTACAAAAACAACTTCTCCATCAATAGAAGCAACGACATTTGTTCCTGGTTCAACCATTAAATCTATTCCCTTATTTCCAAGTTCTCCAAACTTACAGATTATTTTTCCTTCCACTGGCCAGATAAAAATACTTTCTTTGATAATTTTTGTTTCTTGTTCTGGTGTTTTTACTTCAGGTGATTGTACAGGTTGAATCTGAATATCA
This window encodes:
- a CDS encoding LysM peptidoglycan-binding domain-containing M23 family metallopeptidase; protein product: MKLLKKLEIGFFLFLIYGCAVTVATKPEKESFTYHEVRKGENLFRISKYYYEGETVEKIKEGVERIKKANNLDSESISVGQKLLIPGTNKKQPSYALLPPSDIQIQPVQSPEVKTPEQETKIIKESIFIWPVEGKIICKFGELGNKGIDLMVEPGTNVVASIDGEVVFVGNTKKYDETIIIKNSSTIYTVYAHDLEIKVRNGDKVKKGDVIGTVKSGTQKKRYIHFEIIIDGTNVDPLNYLPVQNEKKF
- a CDS encoding deoxyguanosinetriphosphate triphosphohydrolase: MKKNFEEREKYILEKYAVFSFKTLGRKYKEEEHFMRTPFQRDRDRIIHSTAFRRLEYKTQVFIYHEGDYYRNRLTHTLEVQQIARTIARELKVNEDLVEAISLAHDLGHTPFGHKGESVLNEIMQLHGFPGFEHNRQGLRIVDYLEERYPDFPGLNLTYEVREGIIKHMTSYDIPLIGKEFEEFIKFKSPTIEAQIVNIADEIAYTCHDLDDGIKSEIITYKDVEDVELWKEIERISDLDKQPEKHKRHIMIRNLINYLVVDLIEETKKNLSKINPQSVEDVRNSEIIVKNSEKVRTQHAELKKFLEEKMYKHPKVIRMTEKGGRIIRELFYAYYNEPRQLPYHIQKKIEKEPKEIVICDYIAGMTDRFALSEYQKLFDPTSF
- the dprA gene encoding DNA-processing protein DprA, which codes for MDEKIYWIALNLIGISYVKLKKLLEELKRVEEIFKLNTKKLIELGLSKNIAEKIERWEELPLEEEIKYIENEGINIITIDDKNYPSLLKEIYDPPFLIYFKGKLDLNAPSISIVGTRNPSVYGLKMAEKFAFELASYGFIIVSGLARGIDTSAHIGAIRANGKTVGVMGSGFKNFYPPENKKLEKDMIKNGAIITEFPSYTLPEKYNFPKRNRIISGLSKGLIVIEAGPKSGALITANFALEQGKDVFALPGRVDTLYSKGTNKLLKEGAILIEDVKDILETMNIEIENIENKKEKIILESEEEKNILSVLEQTSSIEEIQMKTKIEPNILLSLLTNLQIKGLIEELPGKLYRKK